One segment of Rosa chinensis cultivar Old Blush chromosome 6, RchiOBHm-V2, whole genome shotgun sequence DNA contains the following:
- the LOC112171487 gene encoding uncharacterized protein LOC112171487 has translation MAGAPIEEWIPRTQSEAEEIPNYGKVMKDQLWACAKSTTMAYFWKEIVLMKQLDPKAYDWLNDPRRPAKQWSRSHFGTTLKCDVLLNNLCESFNAFILPSRAKPVISCFEDIRIKMMKRIAMRKEKISKVVDTIGRKSREILEKNKVKSDTDCIPYGSGSPQIEIESIGGSRYIYS, from the exons ATGGCTGGGGCGCCAATCGAGGAGTGGATACCTCGAACGCAAAGTGAAGCAGAAGAAATCCCCAATTACG GGAAAGTGATGAAGGATCAGCTGTGGGCATGTGCCAAGTCCACAACCATGGCATATTTCTGGAAAGAAATTGTTCTGATGAAGCAATTGGATCCCAAGGCTTATGACTGGTTAAATG ATCCTAGAAGACCAGCTAAGCAATGGTCCAGGTCTCACTTTGGAACAACTCTGAAATGTGATGTTCTCCTCAACAATCTCTGTGAAAGCTTCAATGCTTTCATTTTGCCATCGAGAGCCAAACCTGTAATATCTTGCTTTGAAGATATCAGGAttaagatgatgaagaggattgCCATGAGGAAGGAAAAAATCAGCAAAGTTGTGGACACTATCGGCCGCAAGTCTAGGGAAATTTTGGAAAAGAATAAAGTTAAGTCAGACacagattgtattccttatggTTCTGGAAGTCCTCAGATTGAGATAGAGAGCATTGGAGGaagcagatatatatatagttga